The proteins below are encoded in one region of Mycobacterium shinjukuense:
- a CDS encoding virulence factor Mce family protein: MRTLEPPNRLRIGLMGIIVVILAVGVGQSFTSVPVLFARPSYYGQFSDSGQLNKGDKVRIAGLDVGRVEGLSIDGDHVLIKFGIGTHTIGTESRLTIRTDTILGKKVLEIEARGNRSLRPGGTLPLGQSTTPYQIYDAFFDVTKAATGWDIDTVKRSLHVLSETIDQTYPHLSAALDGVARFSDTIGKRDEEIKHLLAQANQVASVLGDRSQQVDRLLVNAKTLLAAFNERGRAIDALLGNVAAFSVQVQGLINDNPNINHVLEELRTLSDVLVQRQDDLANGLVMVGAFLPSLNETIASGPFFKVVIHNLVPGQIMQPFIDAAFKKRGISPEDFWASAGLPEFRFPDPNGTRFPNGAPPPAPRVLEGTPEHPGPAVPPGSPCSYTPAAGALPSPQIPLPCAGVLQGPFGGPDFPAPLDVLDVSPPNPNGLPPVPGIPIAGRPGEPAPNAPGTPVPLPPNAPPGARTEPLGPAGPTPPPSTFAPGLPPGPAAPPGPGPQLPAPYITPEGTGGSGADGGSQN; the protein is encoded by the coding sequence ATGAGAACACTGGAACCGCCCAACCGGCTTCGGATCGGGCTCATGGGCATCATCGTCGTGATCCTCGCCGTCGGTGTGGGCCAAAGCTTCACCAGCGTCCCGGTGCTGTTCGCCAGGCCGAGCTACTACGGGCAGTTCAGCGACTCCGGCCAACTCAACAAAGGCGACAAGGTGCGCATCGCCGGGCTGGACGTCGGTCGGGTCGAAGGACTGTCGATCGATGGCGACCACGTCCTGATCAAGTTCGGGATCGGCACCCACACGATCGGCACCGAAAGTCGGCTGACGATTCGCACCGACACCATCCTCGGTAAGAAGGTCCTCGAGATTGAGGCCCGCGGCAACCGGTCGCTGCGGCCGGGCGGCACTTTGCCGCTGGGCCAGAGCACCACTCCGTACCAGATCTACGACGCCTTCTTCGACGTCACCAAGGCGGCCACCGGTTGGGACATCGACACGGTGAAAAGGTCGCTGCACGTGTTGTCGGAGACCATCGACCAGACCTACCCCCACTTGAGCGCGGCGCTGGATGGTGTGGCCAGGTTCTCCGACACGATCGGCAAGCGCGACGAGGAGATCAAGCACCTGCTCGCCCAGGCCAATCAGGTGGCAAGCGTCCTCGGTGACCGCAGCCAGCAGGTGGACCGGCTGCTGGTCAACGCCAAGACGCTGCTGGCGGCGTTCAACGAGCGCGGACGTGCCATCGACGCGCTGCTGGGGAACGTCGCCGCATTCTCGGTCCAGGTGCAAGGACTGATCAACGACAACCCGAACATCAATCACGTGCTGGAGGAGCTGCGCACCCTCAGCGACGTGCTGGTCCAGCGGCAAGACGACCTGGCAAACGGGCTCGTGATGGTCGGCGCATTTCTTCCGTCGTTGAATGAGACCATCGCTTCCGGGCCCTTCTTCAAGGTGGTCATTCACAACCTGGTCCCGGGGCAGATCATGCAGCCGTTCATCGATGCGGCGTTCAAAAAGCGCGGCATTTCCCCCGAAGACTTCTGGGCCAGTGCCGGGCTGCCGGAATTTCGGTTCCCGGACCCCAACGGCACCCGATTCCCCAACGGCGCGCCGCCGCCGGCCCCGCGCGTGCTGGAAGGAACCCCGGAACATCCGGGACCGGCCGTCCCGCCCGGATCGCCGTGCTCCTACACCCCGGCGGCGGGAGCGCTGCCCAGCCCGCAGATCCCGCTGCCGTGTGCGGGGGTGCTGCAAGGGCCATTCGGCGGTCCCGACTTCCCCGCGCCGCTGGACGTCCTCGACGTGTCGCCACCCAACCCGAACGGCCTACCGCCGGTGCCAGGCATCCCGATCGCCGGGCGGCCTGGCGAGCCGGCGCCGAACGCTCCCGGCACACCGGTGCCGCTGCCGCCGAACGCACCTCCGGGGGCCCGCACCGAGCCACTGGGACCGGCTGGGCCGACGCCGCCGCCGTCCACGTTCGCGCCGGGCTTGCCGCCCGGTCCGGCGGCGCCGCCCGGGCCCGGGCCGCAGTTGCCCGCCCCGTACATCACCCCAGAGGGAACGGGTGGTAGCGGCGCAGATGGAGGTAGCCAGAATTGA
- a CDS encoding MlaE family ABC transporter permease encodes MSTAAVVRARFPRLVANVNRYAGSVTRGLDETGRLAWFILTSVGQVPHALHFYRKETLRLVAQIGMGTGAMAVVGGTAAIVGFVTLSGSSLIAIQGFASLGNIGVEAFTGFFSALVNVRIAGPVVTGVALAATVGAGATAELGAMRISEEIDALEVMGIKSVSYLASTRIIAGLVVIIPLYALAMIMSFLSPQVVTTLLYGQSTGTYEHYFRTFLRPDDVFWSFLEAIIIALIVMVTHCYYGYNAGGGPVGVGEAVGRSMRFSLVSVNVVVLCAALALYGVNPNFALTV; translated from the coding sequence ATGTCGACAGCCGCGGTGGTACGCGCCCGCTTCCCGCGTTTAGTCGCCAACGTCAATCGCTACGCGGGCAGCGTCACTCGAGGATTGGATGAGACCGGACGGCTGGCCTGGTTCATCCTGACCAGCGTCGGGCAGGTTCCGCACGCGCTGCACTTCTATCGGAAGGAGACGTTGCGGCTGGTCGCTCAGATCGGCATGGGCACCGGGGCGATGGCAGTCGTCGGCGGCACCGCCGCGATCGTCGGGTTCGTGACGTTGTCCGGCAGCTCGCTGATCGCCATCCAGGGCTTCGCGTCGCTGGGCAATATCGGTGTCGAGGCGTTCACGGGGTTTTTCTCCGCGCTGGTCAACGTGCGTATCGCCGGCCCCGTGGTGACCGGGGTCGCGCTGGCGGCCACGGTTGGCGCGGGTGCCACCGCCGAGCTGGGAGCGATGCGGATCAGCGAGGAGATCGACGCCCTCGAGGTGATGGGCATCAAGTCGGTCTCCTACCTGGCTTCCACCCGGATCATCGCCGGGCTGGTGGTGATCATCCCGCTGTACGCGTTGGCGATGATCATGTCGTTCCTGTCCCCGCAGGTCGTCACGACGCTGTTGTACGGGCAGTCGACCGGCACCTACGAGCACTACTTCCGGACGTTCCTGCGTCCCGACGACGTGTTTTGGTCATTCCTGGAGGCCATCATCATCGCCCTGATCGTCATGGTCACGCACTGTTACTACGGGTACAACGCCGGCGGCGGACCCGTCGGTGTCGGCGAGGCCGTCGGCCGATCGATGCGTTTCTCGCTGGTCTCGGTGAATGTCGTCGTGTTGTGTGCAGCGTTGGCGCTGTACGGCGTCAACCCCAACTTCGCCCTGACGGTGTAG
- a CDS encoding MlaE family ABC transporter permease has protein sequence MTTSTRPHLMGYLRDQLETPLTMVGGFFRMCVLTGKALFRRPFQWRELILQCWFVMRVALLPTIMVSIPLTVLLIFTLNVLLAQFGAADISGAGAAIGAVTQLGPLTTVLVVAGAGSTAICADLGARTIREEIDAMEVLGIDPIHRLVVPRVIAATFVATLLNALVITVGLVGGFLFGVYLQNVSGGAYLATLTTITGMPEVVIAMVKAATFGLIAGLVGCYRGLTVRGGSKGLGTAVNETVVLCVVALYAVNVILTTIGVRFGTGH, from the coding sequence GTGACCACGTCTACGCGTCCGCACCTGATGGGTTACCTCCGGGACCAGCTGGAGACGCCGCTGACGATGGTCGGCGGGTTCTTCCGCATGTGCGTGCTGACGGGAAAGGCGCTGTTCCGCAGGCCGTTCCAGTGGCGCGAGCTGATCCTGCAGTGCTGGTTTGTCATGAGGGTCGCGTTGCTGCCGACGATCATGGTCTCGATCCCGCTGACCGTGCTGCTGATCTTCACGCTCAACGTTTTGCTGGCCCAGTTCGGCGCCGCCGACATCTCGGGCGCGGGCGCGGCGATCGGCGCGGTCACCCAGCTCGGTCCGCTGACCACCGTGCTGGTGGTGGCCGGCGCGGGCTCCACCGCCATCTGCGCCGATCTGGGCGCCCGCACCATCCGGGAAGAGATCGACGCGATGGAGGTGCTCGGCATCGACCCCATCCACCGGTTGGTGGTGCCTCGGGTGATCGCCGCGACCTTCGTCGCCACCCTGCTCAATGCCTTGGTGATCACCGTCGGACTGGTCGGCGGCTTCCTCTTCGGTGTCTACCTGCAAAACGTTTCGGGCGGCGCCTACCTGGCCACGCTGACCACGATCACTGGCATGCCCGAAGTGGTCATCGCGATGGTCAAGGCGGCGACCTTCGGCCTGATCGCCGGGCTGGTCGGCTGCTACCGCGGGCTGACCGTGCGCGGTGGCTCTAAGGGTCTGGGCACCGCCGTCAACGAAACGGTGGTGCTGTGCGTGGTCGCCTTGTATGCCGTCAACGTCATCTTGACGACAATCGGTGTGCGATTCGGGACGGGGCACTGA
- a CDS encoding virulence factor Mce family protein: MKITGTAIKLGIFSVVLLLFSLMIIVVFGQIRFDRTYGYSAEFSNVSGLRAGQFVRASGVEIGKVKSVSLVDGGKRVRVDFDVDRSVPLYQSTTAQIRYLDLIGNRYVELKRGEGEGADRVMPPGGFIPLSRTSPALDLDALIGGFRPVFRALDPDKINTIASALITVFQGQGGTINDILDQTAQLTSQLAERDQAIGEVIKNLNTVLDTTVRHRKDFDQTVNNLEVLITGLKEHGDQLAGGTARVSNAAGTVADLLAEDRALLHKTINYLDPIQQPLIDQREQLSDFLHRLPTALNMIGRAIGSYGDFVNFYSCDISLRINGLQPGGPVRTVRLFTQPSGRCAPQ, encoded by the coding sequence ATGAAAATCACCGGTACTGCGATAAAACTCGGCATCTTTTCGGTGGTGCTGCTGCTGTTCAGCCTGATGATCATCGTCGTGTTCGGTCAGATCCGGTTTGACCGGACCTATGGTTACTCGGCGGAGTTCAGCAACGTCAGCGGGCTGCGGGCGGGTCAATTCGTCCGCGCCTCGGGGGTGGAGATCGGCAAGGTCAAATCCGTATCGCTGGTCGACGGCGGCAAACGGGTGCGGGTGGATTTCGACGTCGACCGCTCGGTGCCCCTGTATCAGTCGACGACCGCGCAGATCCGCTATCTGGATCTGATCGGCAATCGTTACGTCGAGCTCAAGCGCGGCGAGGGCGAGGGCGCCGATCGCGTCATGCCGCCCGGTGGATTCATCCCGCTCTCGCGAACATCGCCGGCGCTGGACCTCGACGCGCTGATCGGCGGGTTCAGGCCGGTGTTTCGGGCGCTGGACCCAGACAAAATCAACACCATCGCCTCGGCCCTCATCACCGTGTTTCAGGGTCAGGGTGGCACCATCAACGACATTCTCGACCAGACGGCCCAGCTGACCTCGCAGCTCGCCGAGCGTGACCAGGCGATCGGCGAGGTGATCAAGAACCTGAACACCGTGTTGGACACCACGGTTCGGCATCGCAAGGATTTTGATCAGACCGTCAACAACCTGGAGGTGCTGATCACCGGGCTCAAGGAGCACGGCGACCAGCTGGCCGGTGGGACCGCGCGGGTCAGCAATGCCGCCGGCACCGTGGCCGATCTGTTGGCCGAGGACCGGGCTCTGCTGCACAAGACCATCAACTACCTGGATCCCATTCAGCAGCCGCTCATCGATCAGCGTGAGCAGTTGAGCGATTTCCTTCATCGATTGCCGACCGCTTTGAACATGATCGGGCGCGCCATCGGCTCCTACGGCGACTTTGTGAACTTCTACTCCTGTGACATCAGCCTCAGGATCAATGGGTTGCAGCCCGGGGGCCCGGTTCGCACGGTCCGCCTGTTCACGCAGCCATCGGGTAGGTGCGCACCGCAATGA
- the fadD5 gene encoding fatty-acid--CoA ligase FadD5, producing the protein MTAQLASHPTQVTEQPYLARRQNWVNQLHRHALMQPRATALRFSGHTVTWADLRDRVTALAGALSRRGVGRGDRVMILMLNRTEFVESVLAANMLGAIAVPLNFRLTPTEIAFLVEDCAARVMITEAALAPVVTGVRDIQPLVEMVVVAGDSPGDTMLGYDDLIGEPGDPPEPVDIPNDSPALIMYTSGTTGRAKGAVLTHANLTGQAMTALYTSGANITGDVGFIGVPFFHIAGIGNMVTGMLLGIPTVIYPLGAFDAGRLLDVLAAEKVTGIFLVPAQWQAVCAEQLARPRDLRLRVMSWGAAPASDALLRQMSETFPGTQILAAFGQTEMSPVTCVLLGEDAVAKRGSVGKVIPTVAARVVDDDMNDVPVGEVGEIVYRAPTLMSGYWNNPEATAEAFAGGWFHSGDLVRMDSEGYVWVVDRKKDMIISGGENVYCAEVENVLADHPGIVEVAVIGRADERWGEVPIAVAAVTDEGLRIEDLDEYLTERLARYKHPKALEIVDALPRNPAGKVLKTELRLRYASPADIETRSTTTDLTKRTEC; encoded by the coding sequence TTGACCGCGCAACTGGCCAGCCACCCGACGCAGGTCACCGAGCAGCCTTATCTGGCTCGGCGGCAGAACTGGGTCAATCAGCTGCACCGGCACGCGTTGATGCAGCCGCGGGCCACCGCACTGAGGTTCTCGGGGCACACCGTGACGTGGGCCGACTTGCGGGATCGGGTCACCGCGCTGGCCGGTGCCCTGAGCCGCCGAGGGGTCGGACGTGGCGACCGGGTGATGATCCTGATGCTCAACCGCACCGAGTTCGTCGAGTCGGTGTTGGCCGCCAACATGCTCGGGGCCATCGCGGTCCCACTGAACTTCCGACTCACCCCCACCGAGATCGCCTTCTTGGTGGAGGACTGCGCGGCGCGCGTCATGATCACCGAGGCGGCGTTGGCTCCGGTGGTCACGGGTGTCCGCGACATCCAGCCGCTGGTGGAGATGGTCGTGGTGGCCGGTGACTCGCCGGGCGACACCATGCTGGGCTATGACGACCTCATCGGGGAGCCGGGCGACCCGCCCGAACCGGTCGACATCCCGAACGACTCTCCGGCGCTGATCATGTACACCTCGGGCACCACCGGCCGGGCGAAGGGTGCGGTCCTCACCCACGCCAATCTGACCGGCCAGGCGATGACCGCCCTGTACACCAGCGGCGCCAACATCACCGGCGACGTCGGGTTCATCGGTGTGCCGTTCTTCCACATCGCCGGGATCGGCAACATGGTGACCGGGATGCTGCTCGGGATTCCCACGGTGATCTATCCGCTCGGTGCGTTCGACGCGGGACGACTGCTCGACGTGCTGGCGGCGGAGAAGGTCACCGGCATCTTTCTGGTGCCCGCCCAGTGGCAGGCGGTGTGCGCCGAACAGCTAGCACGACCCCGCGATCTGAGGTTGCGGGTGATGTCGTGGGGAGCCGCTCCGGCCTCGGACGCGTTGCTGCGGCAGATGTCGGAGACCTTTCCGGGAACCCAGATCCTGGCCGCGTTCGGCCAGACCGAGATGTCACCGGTCACCTGTGTGTTGCTCGGCGAAGATGCGGTCGCCAAGCGCGGTTCGGTCGGCAAGGTGATCCCGACGGTCGCCGCCCGGGTCGTCGACGACGACATGAACGATGTGCCCGTTGGCGAGGTGGGTGAAATCGTCTACCGGGCACCAACTTTGATGAGCGGCTACTGGAACAACCCGGAGGCCACCGCGGAGGCCTTCGCGGGCGGCTGGTTTCACTCCGGGGACCTGGTTCGGATGGACTCCGAAGGCTACGTCTGGGTGGTGGACCGCAAGAAAGACATGATCATCTCCGGCGGCGAAAACGTCTACTGCGCCGAGGTGGAGAACGTGCTGGCCGATCATCCCGGCATCGTCGAAGTCGCCGTGATCGGTCGCGCCGACGAGAGGTGGGGTGAGGTGCCGATCGCGGTTGCGGCGGTAACGGATGAGGGCCTGCGGATCGAAGACCTCGACGAGTACCTGACCGAGCGGCTTGCGCGTTACAAGCACCCCAAGGCGCTCGAGATCGTGGACGCATTACCCCGCAACCCCGCCGGGAAGGTGCTCAAAACCGAGCTACGTTTGCGCTACGCATCTCCAGCCGATATCGAAACTCGATCTACGACAACGGATTTAACGAAAAGAACGGAATGTTGA
- a CDS encoding virulence factor Mce family protein, which translates to MSTIFDIRNIRLPQLSRATVIIGTLVVVLGLVALYVGRELYQKLTNNTVVAYFPAANALYAGDKVQIMGLQVGKIDSIEPAGDKMKVTFHYQNKYKVPANASAVILNPTLVASRTIQLEPPYRGGPVLANNAVIPIERTQVPVEWDELRNSITNIIDKLGPSPEQPTGPFGEVLESFANGLAGKGKQINTTLDSLSRALTALNEGRGDFFAVVRSLALFVNALHQDDKQFVALNQNLAELTGRLASSDRDLSNALQQFDSLLTTIRPFLDKNREVLTHDVNNLAELTNTLLQPEPLNGLETALHVLPTAAANVNQIYHPAHGSVVAVPEITAFANPMQFICSSIQAGSRLGYQESAELCAQYLAPILDAIKFNFFPFGFNAFSTAEILPKHVAYSEPRLQPPNGYKDTTVPGIWVPDTPLSHRNTQPGWIVAPGMQGQQVGPITAGLLTPESLAELMGGPDIEPVQSTLQTPPGPPNAYDEYPVLPPIGLQAPQVPIPPPPPGPNVVPGPVAPTPAPVGAPLAAEAGAGQ; encoded by the coding sequence TTGAGCACCATCTTCGACATCCGCAACATCCGGCTACCCCAGCTGTCGCGGGCGACGGTGATCATCGGAACGCTGGTTGTGGTGCTGGGCCTGGTCGCGTTGTACGTCGGCAGGGAGCTCTATCAGAAGCTGACGAACAACACCGTGGTCGCCTACTTCCCTGCGGCCAATGCGCTCTATGCCGGTGACAAGGTCCAGATCATGGGCCTACAGGTGGGCAAGATCGACAGCATCGAGCCGGCGGGCGACAAGATGAAGGTCACGTTCCACTATCAGAACAAATACAAGGTGCCGGCCAATGCCTCCGCGGTGATCCTCAACCCGACCCTGGTGGCGTCGCGCACCATCCAGTTGGAACCGCCGTACCGGGGTGGGCCGGTGCTGGCAAACAATGCGGTCATTCCGATCGAGCGCACCCAGGTGCCGGTGGAGTGGGACGAGCTGCGCAACAGCATCACCAACATCATCGACAAGCTCGGCCCGAGCCCAGAGCAGCCCACGGGGCCATTCGGTGAGGTTCTCGAATCGTTCGCCAACGGCCTGGCCGGCAAGGGCAAGCAGATCAACACCACGCTGGACAGCCTGTCGCGGGCACTGACCGCGTTGAACGAAGGTCGCGGTGATTTCTTTGCGGTGGTGCGCAGCCTGGCGCTGTTCGTCAACGCACTCCACCAGGATGACAAGCAGTTCGTGGCGTTGAACCAAAATCTGGCGGAGCTGACCGGTCGGCTCGCGAGCTCAGACCGCGACCTGTCGAACGCACTGCAGCAATTCGACAGCCTGCTTACCACGATTCGTCCGTTCCTCGACAAGAACCGCGAGGTGCTGACCCACGACGTGAACAACCTGGCCGAGCTCACCAACACGCTGCTCCAACCGGAACCCCTCAACGGGCTGGAGACCGCCTTGCACGTGCTGCCGACGGCCGCGGCAAACGTGAACCAGATCTATCACCCGGCACACGGCTCGGTGGTGGCCGTCCCGGAGATTACCGCCTTCGCGAACCCGATGCAGTTCATCTGCAGCTCGATCCAGGCCGGCAGCCGGCTCGGTTATCAAGAGTCTGCCGAACTGTGTGCGCAATACCTGGCGCCGATCCTCGATGCGATCAAGTTCAATTTCTTCCCGTTTGGCTTCAACGCGTTCAGCACCGCCGAGATACTGCCCAAGCACGTCGCCTACTCCGAGCCGAGGCTGCAGCCCCCCAACGGGTACAAGGACACGACCGTCCCGGGGATTTGGGTTCCGGATACTCCGTTGTCGCACCGCAATACCCAGCCGGGCTGGATCGTCGCCCCGGGGATGCAAGGGCAGCAGGTGGGGCCAATCACGGCGGGCCTGCTGACCCCCGAATCGCTGGCGGAACTCATGGGTGGCCCGGACATCGAGCCGGTCCAATCGACGCTGCAGACGCCGCCTGGCCCGCCGAACGCGTACGACGAGTACCCAGTGTTGCCGCCCATCGGCCTGCAGGCGCCGCAGGTGCCGATACCACCGCCGCCGCCGGGGCCGAACGTGGTCCCGGGTCCGGTGGCTCCAACGCCGGCACCGGTTGGCGCACCGCTGGCCGCTGAGGCGGGAGCGGGCCAGTGA
- a CDS encoding MCE family protein, with amino-acid sequence MTTPGKINKVRNPPFKTAGIAFVLVFFLVLALVYFQFRGDFTPKTKLTMMSDRAGLVMDPGSKVTYNGVQIGRVGSITEVTRDGKSAAKFTLDVYPRYLSLIPENVDAQIKATTVFGGKYVSLTTPRDAQGNVISRGHLTPKSVINATGVTTEINTLFETLTSIAEKVDPVKLNLTLSAAAQALTGLGDRFGQAIANGNAILDDLNPQMPQARRDIQQLAALGDVYSDAAPDLFDFLNSSVPTARTFNQQQYELDAALLSAVGFGKTGADIFERGGPYLARAVKDLVPTAQLLDTYSPELACTLRNYHDMEPKAFQFLGGNGYALNSHTVPLSGLGFTLNPAALLATNGAALGAGLVLGLLAPPLALGATAAALAPGLVGGAPNPYIYPENLPRINARGGPGGAPGCWQPITRDFWPAPNLVMDTGNSLAPYNHLDTGSPYVLEYVWGRQVGDYTINP; translated from the coding sequence ATGACAACGCCCGGGAAGATCAACAAGGTCCGCAATCCGCCGTTCAAGACCGCGGGTATCGCCTTTGTGCTCGTCTTCTTTCTCGTCCTTGCCTTGGTGTACTTCCAGTTTCGCGGGGACTTCACCCCCAAGACCAAGTTGACGATGATGTCCGATCGGGCCGGGCTGGTGATGGATCCCGGCTCGAAGGTCACCTACAACGGGGTGCAGATCGGCCGGGTCGGCAGCATCACCGAGGTCACCCGGGATGGCAAGTCGGCCGCCAAATTCACCCTGGATGTGTATCCGCGGTACCTGTCGCTGATACCGGAAAATGTGGATGCCCAGATCAAGGCGACCACGGTGTTCGGCGGTAAGTATGTCTCCCTGACGACGCCGAGAGACGCCCAGGGCAACGTCATCTCCCGGGGTCACCTCACGCCGAAGAGTGTGATCAACGCCACGGGTGTGACGACGGAGATCAACACGTTGTTCGAGACCCTCACCTCGATCGCCGAGAAGGTTGATCCGGTCAAGCTGAACCTGACGCTGAGCGCGGCCGCACAAGCGCTGACCGGATTGGGCGACCGGTTCGGACAGGCGATCGCCAACGGCAACGCGATCCTCGACGACCTCAACCCGCAGATGCCGCAGGCCCGCCGCGATATCCAGCAGTTGGCGGCGCTGGGCGACGTCTACTCCGATGCCGCACCGGACCTGTTCGACTTCCTCAACAGTTCGGTGCCCACCGCGCGCACCTTCAACCAGCAGCAGTACGAGCTGGACGCCGCGCTGTTGTCGGCGGTCGGGTTCGGCAAGACCGGTGCGGACATCTTCGAGCGGGGCGGGCCGTATCTGGCGCGTGCGGTTAAAGACCTGGTGCCCACCGCCCAGCTGCTCGACACCTACAGCCCGGAGCTGGCCTGCACGCTGCGCAACTACCACGACATGGAGCCCAAGGCCTTCCAGTTCCTGGGCGGCAACGGCTACGCGCTCAACAGCCACACCGTGCCGCTGTCGGGGTTGGGATTCACGCTGAACCCCGCGGCGCTGTTGGCTACCAATGGGGCGGCGTTGGGAGCCGGACTGGTGCTCGGATTGTTGGCGCCGCCGCTCGCTTTGGGCGCGACGGCGGCGGCGTTGGCACCCGGCCTGGTGGGCGGGGCGCCGAATCCCTACATCTATCCGGAAAACCTGCCGCGGATCAACGCTCGCGGTGGGCCTGGAGGTGCGCCGGGTTGCTGGCAGCCGATCACCCGTGATTTCTGGCCGGCGCCCAATTTGGTGATGGACACCGGCAACAGCCTCGCGCCTTACAACCATTTGGACACCGGTTCGCCCTACGTGCTCGAGTACGTGTGGGGCCGTCAGGTAGGGGATTACACGATCAACCCATGA
- a CDS encoding GntR family transcriptional regulator has translation MNAPLSAHPRGRRPLRRAQLSDEVAGHLRAAIMSGTLRPGTFIRLDETAAELGVSVTPVREALVKLRGEGMVQLEPHRGHVVLPLTRQDIDDICWLQATIAKELAVAAAGRITEVEIGELDRINDALAGAVGSADAETIAAIEFSFHRVFYQASGRIKLAWFLLNAARYMPTQVYATDPQWGAAAVDNHRRLIAALRRHDVAAVVEHTIWQLTDAARRLTETLDRTGIFSSAG, from the coding sequence ATGAACGCACCCCTGTCCGCGCATCCGCGAGGCCGGCGGCCGCTGCGCCGGGCACAGTTATCCGATGAAGTCGCGGGCCACTTGAGGGCGGCGATCATGTCCGGGACGCTGCGCCCGGGCACGTTCATCCGCCTCGACGAGACCGCGGCCGAGCTCGGGGTCAGCGTCACGCCGGTGCGGGAGGCGCTGGTAAAGCTGCGCGGCGAGGGCATGGTGCAGCTAGAGCCGCACCGCGGTCACGTGGTGTTGCCGCTGACCCGACAAGACATCGACGACATCTGCTGGCTGCAGGCCACCATCGCCAAAGAACTTGCCGTCGCGGCCGCCGGCCGCATCACCGAGGTGGAGATCGGGGAGCTGGACCGCATCAATGATGCGCTGGCCGGGGCCGTCGGGTCCGCGGATGCTGAGACCATCGCGGCGATCGAGTTCTCGTTTCATCGCGTTTTCTACCAGGCGAGCGGGCGAATCAAATTGGCCTGGTTCCTGCTCAATGCCGCGCGGTATATGCCAACCCAGGTGTACGCCACCGATCCCCAGTGGGGTGCGGCCGCCGTCGACAATCACCGACGGTTGATCGCCGCGCTGCGGCGCCACGACGTGGCCGCGGTGGTCGAGCACACCATCTGGCAATTGACCGACGCGGCACGCCGGTTGACCGAGACCCTGGACAGGACGGGAATCTTCAGCTCCGCCGGGTAG
- a CDS encoding SRPBCC family protein, with protein MPVLSKTVEVGADAASIMAIVADFERYPEWNEGVKGCWVLARYDDGRPSQLRLDTAVQGIEGTYIQAVYYPGPNQIQTVMQQGELFTKQEQLFSWVESGATTLVTVDMDVETSMPVPAPMVKMLLDNVLEHLAENLKQRAEQLSAG; from the coding sequence ATGCCAGTTTTGAGCAAGACCGTCGAGGTCGGCGCCGACGCCGCGTCGATCATGGCCATTGTCGCCGATTTCGAGCGATACCCCGAGTGGAATGAGGGGGTCAAGGGCTGTTGGGTGCTGGCCCGTTACGACGATGGGCGCCCCAGCCAGCTGCGGCTCGACACCGCTGTTCAAGGCATCGAGGGCACCTACATCCAGGCCGTGTACTACCCGGGCCCCAACCAGATTCAAACCGTCATGCAGCAGGGTGAGCTGTTTACCAAGCAGGAGCAGCTGTTCAGCTGGGTGGAAAGCGGCGCAACCACCTTGGTGACGGTGGACATGGATGTCGAGACCAGCATGCCGGTGCCCGCGCCGATGGTGAAGATGCTGCTCGATAACGTGCTGGAGCACCTTGCCGAAAACCTCAAACAACGCGCCGAGCAGCTATCGGCCGGCTAG
- a CDS encoding acyl-CoA thioesterase, whose product MASAHRLTSADFPVRWPVLTRWADNDMFGHLNNAVYYQLFDTAINAWINTTTGLDPLTAPVLGIVAESGCRYFAELHFPQSLVIGLAVTRLGRSSVTYRLGVFTAGQEIEPRPITALGHWVHVYVDRRTRRPVPIPDAIRSLLSTACVSD is encoded by the coding sequence ATGGCGTCGGCCCACAGGCTCACCAGCGCGGACTTCCCGGTGCGGTGGCCGGTGCTCACCCGCTGGGCCGACAACGACATGTTCGGCCACCTCAACAACGCGGTCTACTACCAGCTGTTCGACACCGCGATCAACGCCTGGATCAACACGACCACCGGGCTCGACCCGCTGACCGCGCCGGTGTTGGGCATCGTCGCCGAGTCGGGCTGCCGGTACTTTGCTGAACTGCACTTCCCGCAAAGCCTCGTGATCGGCCTGGCGGTGACCCGGCTGGGCCGCAGCAGCGTCACCTACCGGCTCGGGGTGTTCACGGCCGGCCAGGAAATCGAGCCACGGCCGATCACCGCGCTGGGTCACTGGGTGCACGTCTACGTCGATCGGAGGACCCGCAGGCCCGTCCCGATCCCCGACGCCATCCGGTCATTGTTGTCAACGGCGTGCGTGAGCGACTGA